In Dromaius novaehollandiae isolate bDroNov1 chromosome 29, bDroNov1.hap1, whole genome shotgun sequence, the DNA window CTCCGGGCCCAGCTGGCTGCCACCTCCGGCCCCGGCACGCAGCCCCGGGAGGGCGGGAGCGCCGCTGGCGCGCGTTCAGCAAGCGTCAGCTCTCATTACGGTGCCGATCGCACcgaagaaaaaaaaggtgttggattattttttttaagagcagaaaaaggagaaaaaaaaccagctCACGATTCGCAGGGGAGCTCGGCGTCTCGCAGACAATGAGcgctcaaaaaaagaaaaggggggggggaataacaCCACCAGCACACGCGTTCGTCAGCCGAGGGAAGTGGAGGGATTAGGATATAAtataggttttattttatttttataaatagtcCGCACCTCTCCCTTGCCCAGGGCCCGAGACACGTCCCACTGCCCTgcgcggggccgaggcgccgCTCCGGAGTCTCTCGCTGGGCTTCggagctgcttttccgcagatcCGAAACCTCCGTTTCTTTTTACTCCCCTCAAACAGGgagacggggaggggggggaaaaaaatcactgtcgcTGTCAAGGCCACTGCGGTCACGAGTTCTCCGTTCTCAAgggccggccgcgcggggaggcttcggggggaggcggcggcgaggGGAGGGGGGTCGCGGTCCTTTTTAAGGCTCCATCCCCGCCCCGTCGTCGCCCCGGGGCCTGATCCTGCTCACTGCATGGCGATGTAGGGCCAGTTGAAGGTGGAGCCCGACAGCAGCATGTCCCGGATGAGGGTCTCGATGGGCGTCTTGCCCACGAGGCGCACGAAGAAGAGCTGCTCGATGACGGGCGCCGAGACGAGGCGCAGCGAGGGCAGGCGCAGCAGCAGGCGCCCGAAGCGGCTCGGCTGGCTGGGGTGCTGGCTCCGCACGTACTCCTCCAGCGCGCACTGCGACTTCTCCTGCACGCTCTCCACGGGGCCCAGCTCCGACAGCCCCACGGCGTCTGGCGCGGGGGAGCAAGCAGAGGCGTCAGCGGGGCCGCCCCGAAACCCGGCCGCCCCGAAACCCGGCCGCCCTGCACAGCAAATGTCTCCTTGAGATGCCAAAGTTGCATTTCTGTATGCTATAGGAAagatattcatatatatataaaaaatacatatatgtatatctcTACATAATGGTTCAATACACGGAAAATATCGCTAACGGCTTCAGCCTTTATCACCCTGGGGAAATTGGTTCTCCAAGAGGGGGAAACTCACTGCAAGGGGGGAGCCAGGGCGCTTGGGCATCACCCAACCGTCGGCCCCCTGCCACCCCAGTGCCGGCCGcttgctgccctgctgctgcgtCCCGCAGGGTGCTGGGACACCCCGGCAGCGTCACCCCGCTGGGGCCGGTCTCCTGGGCAGCCCAGGGGATGGGTTTGCCAGTGTGCAGCCTGCATCGCTTTTCCGGGGCTCGTTTAGACATAGGGGTTTCAAACGCGAGCCGACGTCCCTCCTGCTCTCCCCCGGCTCCGGGGCTCAACTCGCCCTTTAGCAGTGGCGCTCACGAGAGTCCCCAGCCCGCCAGCAGCATCGGCGTCACCGGGAACGGCCAGGCAGGAAACAATGGGGCCTTTCGGAAAAGCAAAATTTTGGCTCCCGGCatctcatttgctttttctgGCTAATCTGGACATTTAAGCGTTGTCCGGCTGAGCCTCACGGGGCTCACGCACGCCCTGAATCGCAGGCACGGCGCTCTGCCTGGGAGCATGGGCTGGGCTGGGAATTTGGGCACCTCCAAGAGGCAGCAGCAACCGTCTCCCACTGCTTTTCTCTTCCAAAACTCCAGGTTTcggggttaaaaaaaaagtacagatcaatCACTGAGGGTGTAAAACCCCCCTGAATCCAGCTGGAACCCCCAGGTGGGACACGGGAGCTGGGGTGAAGTTGTTTTTGGCTTGCTTCGAAGGGTAGAAAATGCTGCAAATCCCAACAGACTTCCCTGCCGCGGCCCCCAGCCGGGCTCGAACCCGGCAGGACGAAAGGTCGGTGGCTGCAGCAGCCACCTCCCGGTTACCGGGCACCAAACAGATCCCCCCGGGGCTACGGTCCAGCATGGAAAATCAGCaaggtttttctttgtttagtCCTCGTCCCTCCCACGCTGCTGTCttttagctttgattttttttaagaattaaaaaagaaaaaaaaaagcatctagtCTCAACTGGTTTTGTTTGGAGACTGCTCAAATGCAATCATTGGGGAGCGAAAAATCAAAACCTTCGTTTGAAGCCGAACAGTCAGGTTCATTGGGGTTTTCATTTTGGATAAAACAGTTCTTGCAACCCAGCCGGACCCGCGAGGCCAGTTGCCATGGGCCCCCCGAGAGCCACCTCTTTCCACAGGTAGAAACAGCCAGAACTGCTTCACCGGGACCGTGCAGGGGCTCGTTGAGGTTGAGGGTCTCAGGGACAGGCGAGCTCAGCGCGGGAGGCAGCTCCCAGCCGCTACTACCCATCCCtccctttgctgcaagggtggAAACCTCTGTTTTTGGGGCTTGGTTCCCGCTGCAGATCCATGTTCTGCTCTGGCCGGGGAAGGCGGGGAGGAGCGGGGCTGTTCCCAGCCACGGGTGCTCAAAGCGGCCCCTCCAGCGAGGCTTTTGGCGGGGGCATCACGCATGTGCACTGGGCACCGCTGTGCCAGGAGAGGGACAGGGGGGCTCGCAGCCCCCGTGCCACAGGGTGGGGCTGGGGCGGTGGGCACCGAGACACGATGGGACACGGAAGGGGGGATCTGGGACACCGCAGAGGTGTCGggggagctcccagccctgcgGCCCTCAGCCCCCTCATCCTGGAGCCATCCCATGGGTGGGGGGAGCCACGGAGGAGAGGAGGCAGGACCTTTTGGCCTCACCTTGTTTGGCCACGCCCCCTTTAGCCCCACCCTGCTCCCCCCTTCCTATTCAGCCTCCCTCTATTTTGCCCTGCCCTCTTAAGCCCTGTCCTGCTTAGCCCCACCCACTCAGCCCCACCCCATTTAGCCCCACCCACCCCCACTTGGCCTCAGCccacccagccctgccccatTCGGCACCACCTGCCTGGCCACACCCATTCATCCCTGCCCTGCTTAGCCCCACCCATTCATCGCCATTCAACCCCAGCCCCACCCATTCAACCCCAGCCCCATTCATCCCCAGCCACACCCATTCATCCCCATTCATCCCCAGCCCATCTAGCGTCGCCTTTTCTAGCCCCACCCACCCAGCCCCACCCTCCTGGCCACACCCCCTTTAGCCCCACCCCACCGGTCCTCACCCGGCGTGAAGAGAGCCACGGCCTTGAGGCAGGCGTACTCGGCAGCGTCCACGTGCAGCGCCTTGAGCTTCTCCACCTGCTCCTGGAAGACGCGGATGTGGTCCATGAAGGCGACGACGCGGTCGGCCGACATGGGGGCGGCGTGGAGGCCGGCGGCCGCCAGCAGCGGGGCCACGTGCAGCGGCATGGCGCACTGGGCCGCGTTGAGCACGAACAGCTCGCTCCACGTCATGCGCAGCAGGGCCACCTGGTCGGAGAGCTGGAAGTCCGGGAAGAAGGGGATGCCCTTGGCCCACTCGATGGCACTGAAGAGGAGGCGGGCGGCCAGCTCGCAGATGTTCTCGATGCCCATGACGTTACTGGGCTGCAGGCACTGGGCCCCGTAGCGGGCCGTGGGGTAGGGCTCTgcccgcagcagcagcgagaTGAAGCCGCTCAGGTAGCTGTGGCCGGCGTAGGGGTCCCCGTTGCTGAGCGGGTACTGCCCGGGGCTGCTCTGGGGATGCGCCATGCGGCCCCGCTGCACGGCTGCGGGAGCGGAGCACGGAGGTCAGCGCGGGAGCCCCGGCACCACGGCCCCCCGCTATCCTCCCCCGGCCTCTCTGCAGCGCGGCCCCCTTGCATCACCCTCGCAACGCCCCCACCTCGCGGAAAGAGGGGGCCAGGTCACCCCATCCCGCTTTAGAGGGGGAAAGGAGCACGGGGGACATGCCACCCCGGCTGGGGACATGCCACCCCAGCTGGGGACAAACCCCGGGGGCCTGGCAGCCCTTCCACCTCCCAGCAAGATGGTGGTTGACTCATTAGCCACCCCAGGCAACGCTGGCTCGCCGCCAGCTTTTTATTAGGGAAGGGCATAACAGATTTTGGGGCCCCCATGCAGGCATTCAGGGTCGCCGCGTCCTTGCATCCAGCGCTAATGAGATGGGGCTAACGAGGGGCCACCCCCACGGAGGTGTCCTGGGCGCCTGCCCAGGCTCCAGCACCAGCAACCGCCTCGACGGGCACCCGTTAGCTTCCCTCCTTCACCCCCATTTTGGTCTTTCCTCCTGTTTGGAGAGTTTGGGATGAAAAACCTCTCCAGACTGGCCTGGAAACATCCTCCGCGAGCCGCCCCGAGCGGGCTCCGGCGCCCGGCCCCACGCTCGCCCCGGGCatcgccgccccccgccgcgtgggcagcccttgagggaggCTTAGCTTAATGCGGCTTGACAATCCCCAGTGTCATCCAGCGGTCGGGATCGCCGCCCCGAGCCGGATCCCAGCTCCCCCGGCTCCTGGCAGCAGGAGCGGCCAAACCccagggccgcggccggccgggcgccgcAGCCTCCCTCGGTGCAGGGTGCTGCGGGACGCCTGCGTCCTGTTCCTGCTCTCCTCCGAGCTGCCCGGCTGCAGGACGCAGCAGTCCCAGTCGCATCCCACCCCGGCTGCTTTGCGCTCCTCGCCTCCGATATAACCCCCCATTGCATCTCCGCCAGCCCAAAAACTGTCCCCTTCCAGCTTTTCCTgagcacaacagcagcaaaaagcaaCAGACCCCAATTTGTctcaatttcttttgttttccaaaagatCTCCATGCCCAAAAGCTCCTATGAGCCTGCAATGAGAAAGCGGCCCCGGCTGCGAGGGACGCTGGGTTTTGCAGACGGGCCTGGACGGCCCCGTAGGGTTTAACGgaacaggagggaaaaggtccCCTGAAAGTCAGCGCAGGGCAGCTAGGCCAGTGCTTTGATCCGTCGCAACCCCTTTCTGCACCTCTTTGGGGCAAAACGGTAGGTTCAGAATTACCGGGTTTAGTTCCCGGAGGATGAAATGACCCGTTTCAGCCCAAACACAGCTGCGAAAATAAAGGGAGCGCCGTGAAAATAAAGGCTTCACCCAGCCTGATTTATCCACTGCGCACACCACCTCGAATTGTAACCTCCGTCGGCTCACAAAAATCACCCGGCGCTGGCGGGGCCGGATCCAGCAGCCGAACAAACCCCTAACGCTGAGCCGCGGCTCGGCTCCACTGGACCAAACTGGTTCCCATCACTCGTGTCCTGCCCAGAGGGATTTTCCAAAAGCCAAGATTTGGTCTCCCCTTCCTAAACCCTGCCTGGCACCAGCTCGGCTCCTCGCTCTGTTccctggggggaggagggaggttgCTGGGGGGTTTTGTCACCTGTAGCATCGCTAAGAAATAATTTCAGCCAAAACCAGCGGTTGGATCCCAGGAGTCTTTTGGGACTGGTTCCCAGCCGCTCTCCCGGGCGAGACGGGGGCCCCGTCCCGGCGATGCCGTCGGGGCTGCgggaagggaaactgaggcacggagcggCCGGTCGCCCGACGCCTGCCGGACGGCCTCGATCAGCGCCCGGTTCCTCCCTCGAGTCGGAGAAGCCGCCGGCGGCTCAACTGCAGCCTGTGGGTTTCAACCAGCCTCACATAGCGCAGGAAataaggcaaaaaaaccccagaaaggCTGTTTTTTCGGTACGCACCCAAAAAACGTAGCACCAATAATGCACAAGCACAGCGAAACCTCCCGCTGCTGCCAAGACACCTCGCAGCGGGGACGAGGAGAGCGCGACGGGAAGCAGCGAACGGGGAAGCAGAATGACGGGAAGCAGCCCCCGAAACCCCGGGGCGAGCCAAGAGGCCACCGCCGATTCATTCCCCCGGCCGGGAATATTTTACCCAAACGCTTTTTAATGGGCATCTTTGAGCCGTGCAAGGTGCTTTCCTGGGAGCGGGCACCGGGGCGAGCAGCAAACAAAACCATCCGGGGCAGAGCAGCCGCTCGCGGcaatttccttttctgaattaaaacaaaaggggaaaaaaaggggggaaaaaacaacaaaaaaaaagccaaattctaACCCCAAACGCCCCCGCCAAGCGCAGCAGCGGCTCCCCTGAGCGGAGCAGCCCAAAGCAGCAGCAATCCCGCGGGAGTGGGGCAGCTCGGCTCGGGAACGGGCCAAAATGACCCATTTTTCACACGGCTCATGAAACCCGGAGGCTGcacctctccctctgcccccaaaaTGCTGCGGTGttttcaacacagaaaaaaaaatgattattattattattatcattttaaCATGGCTGAGAAATCtcttttttaattagaagaaatCGAAGCGGGGACGTGCTGTCCAGACAAGGGTGCAGGTCGGCCTTGAGAAATGGGGTTGAACTCCACATTTTGGGCAGCCCCAGCACAAACATCAGCTACCAGCAGCGATGCCAGAAATCCCGGGGAATTTGCCCAGTTTCTGGAAAAGGAGTTAATCCCTGTGTATCTAGTGCGGCAGGACAAGGAAGATGTGCTAGGAGCAGGTCTTGCTGCCCGGAGGATACACACACTttcccccccacccggctcctcTCCATCGTTGCCCCATCGCGGGCAACGTTTTAGTACAAACTTGGTAACTCGGTCGTGCTCGCGGGGCTCCCCGAGACCGCGCTGGGGTTGCACATCGCGCCTGGAGGCGGAAGGACTTTCTTCTCCTTCAAGCAAGGGATTTGGGTGCAGCTGAGCCATTTCCAGCTCCCGCAGCAAGCGGTGCCCCAGCAATtcattggaaaaagagaaaaaaaaatccaggagcaGCGTGGGGAGTGGAGCTGCTAGAAAACACTCCCGCCTCTTGCAGCATTATGTCGATTCAAGTGCCGAGAAACCGCTCAAAATCCCACCGCCGAGCCTGCGCCGGGGCATCCCGCGGTCTGAGCCCGCGTGGGGCCGCCGAGGCGTTTTCCTCCACGCAAAGGCACCGGCGATTTTGCTGCGATGCAGCACCACGACGTGCCCCAAGGTTTGCTGCCTTCTcttaattttactgattttttttaaatccagagcAGTGACTTTTTGGCCGCTCCGGCCAACTGTTGCTGCACCGACCTGCAGCAGAAAACCCCGGCTGGAAATCGCCGCCGGCCTTCGGAGAGGGGCTTTAACAGCAAAACTGCACCTATGAGACCAACATGACGACAAGGGGGGAAAATAGACGGATGCAAACCCCACGTCTCGGCGATCGGGGATGCACCAGATGGGTTTTAGGCTGCCGGCACTGACGGGGAAGGATAACCTCATCCTTCACCCCTTTCACCCACTGAGAATATTCCTGCATGCAATGAGGGTGACGGAGGTGCCTCAGCCCGAATTTGATCAGCTCTAAACTGGAAGGATTTTCTGCCAgggaaaagaaggggaagaatAAAATCGGCGGCAGCTTTTGGGCTTTCTCACGCTCCTGCTTCGCGTGCCGAGAGCACGCGACACCCCCGCGATGCTCAGATCCGGAGGGGCTGGAGCGATGCTCCTCCGGGAGACGAACGCGGCATCGGCTCGCCGGCAGGGTCCCGCGAGGAGGGCGAagctgccgccccggccgccccgcgcgcgcggccGAGCCGTTGAACCACGATCCCAAGGGAGCCGCGGCGGCACTGAGCCCTCCCCGCCGCTTCCAGCCCTTTCGCTCAGCCAATGCACCCGAGGGGCTCAAACCCACCGCTCCGTCTATGCaattagcaaaaataaaatacaaagaaactaAAAAACATCGCCGGGTCCCTCACTAAGGGCTGAGCACTCCGGACAATTCATTTCACGCGCTGCTCAGGGCTGAGCTTTCGGCACAGCGTGACGGCATCTGGCTGGGAGAGCCCCGCGCCAGCCGCTACCCAAATCCTTCACGATCGCATTTTGCCCTAGTGCACAATTTCaagcttaaaaagaaatacttctaaaGCTGATGCTTtcgggaaaagaaaaaaaatgattatgtGGCTGGTTGAAGTCAGACAAGGTAGCAGCACATGTCATATTCTTGTTAGCTTGAAACGCAATTTTAATCCCGGTCACGCTACGTATTAGAGCGGCCGATTCAGACTAATTAACTTCAGATTTGCCGGACACTCCTCCCCGAAGCCAAAGTCCAAATCTTTTAGAGAATATCTGCATTATCGCCCTCTAATTCCCTGCTTTTCTAAAGCCAGCACATCCCCGATCCACATATAACGGAGGGGAAGAGTAAATTGCTCCCATCCCTGCACAGACACGAACCTATAAATCAAGCCCTAGTTAAGCCCCAAAGAAACTAGAAGTTCCCTGGTTCAAGAAAGCAGTTTCGCTGATGATTTAATTAAGCCAAATAAGAAACAGGTTCCCTCCGCGGAGCCCTTTGCCGCGCGGCTGGGAGCGGAGGGTGTTGGGGCAGCGCGGCGGTTTACGGCCGCTGTCACGTTTCCTTCTCCTTCAGGGCGAGGAGAGCAGCGGCGCGGGGCTTCGCTTCGCTCgcgggaggagaggagaagcGGGAGCGACGGCGGCACGTTTCGGGTcgcaaaaaggaggagaaagggggggaaaaaagaaaaaaaaagaaaaaatggggatGGTTTTTGGGACGAGGTTTGTGGCAGGTGAGGGATCTCGGAGGCGCTGGGGGACGCGGCGCACGGTGCCCAGCGTGACTTCGGCCGGGGAAGTTTGTCCCCAATTTCGGGGCATCTGCCCCAAAACGACGGGGCGGAGGGGGAGAAGGGCCGGCTCCGTGGTCGGGGGGATCCCGTGGCGCCGGGCGGCACCGGGCCAGGCCCCGCCGGAGAGGGGACCGGGGGAAGGAGCGGTGGCAACAGGGGAAGAGAGGACggagggagagacagaaagagggataaagagagcagcgggaaaggaaaaatgaaagaaaaatgcaggagagttttctctttctttttccccctcctttttctttctctttccttcccctctgcgagtcctttctctccctctttcactttctttctctttcactttttctttattcttttcctttctctttctctctgctct includes these proteins:
- the LOC112995270 gene encoding COUP transcription factor 2-like → MATAAGPWPGPEPPPCGPEAAGAAKAAAGPGAAGPGAAEKAAAAADCLVCGDKASGKHYGQLTCEGCKSFFKRSVRRNLSYSCRGGRDCPVDQHHRNQCQYCRLRKCLRVGMRREAVQRGRMAHPQSSPGQYPLSNGDPYAGHSYLSGFISLLLRAEPYPTARYGAQCLQPSNVMGIENICELAARLLFSAIEWAKGIPFFPDFQLSDQVALLRMTWSELFVLNAAQCAMPLHVAPLLAAAGLHAAPMSADRVVAFMDHIRVFQEQVEKLKALHVDAAEYACLKAVALFTPDAVGLSELGPVESVQEKSQCALEEYVRSQHPSQPSRFGRLLLRLPSLRLVSAPVIEQLFFVRLVGKTPIETLIRDMLLSGSTFNWPYIAMQ